The nucleotide sequence GGGTTGCGGACAACCCCTCGCCAGCGATGCGGGGCGGCGTCGCGTCGCCCCGAGTCGCGACGTGGGAGAAGATCGGATGATCTTTCGGTTGCCGGCGCGTACTCGCGCCGGGGCCACACCGCGTCCTGGCACCGTCGTCACGTCGTGACGGCCGCGCGCCTGGTGGCGCGGACGGTGCGGGGCATCGAGCCGGTGGTGGCCGACGAGATAGCAACACTTCACCTGGGCCGGGTCAGTGCGGTCGCACATCGCGAGGTGTGGTTCGACCGCGTCGATCCCGGGCCGGAAGTACTGGATCTGCGCTGTGCCGACGACGTCTTCCTGGTCGGCACGGTGGTGTACGGGATCGGTCGCAGCCGGGCCGACCTGCGGATGCTGAGCAAGGCCGCGTCGGCGCTGCCGCTGCGGGAGTTGCTGACCCAGTGGCGCCGCTGCGGCGGCGCTGCCCAACACCCGACCCCCGGCAGCACCAGAAACGACCGCCGGCCGCCCCGGTCGCATCGGTCGGCACCGCTGTCCGGGGTCGACGTCTCCGCGTCGTTCCTGGGACGGCGCAACTTCACCCGGTTCGATCTGGAGGACGCGGTCGGCGAGCCGATCGCCGCCGCGCTCGGGCTGCCGCACCACAGCCGGCGGGGCGGGATCGCGCCACCGCCGGGCGGACTCTCCTGGCGGGTCACCCTCGTCGACGACCGGGCGCTGGTGGCGCTGCGGATCGCGGATCGGCCGCTGCACCGCCGCGCGTACCGTCGGATGTCCCGGCCGGGCAGCCTGCACCCGCCGGTCGCCGCCGCGCTGGTCCGGGTCGCCGGAGCACGTGACGGCGACTGCCTCCTCGATCCCTGCTGCGGCGCCGGGACGATACCGGTCGAGGCGGCCCTCGCCGGTCGAGGCTTGTCCATCATGGGCGGTGACATCGACCGGGCCGTTGTCGCGATCGCCGCCGGCAACGGCGGGGACGCACCGGTCGGCTGGGTGGTCGCGGATGCCGGCCGGATCCCGCTGCCAGACGGCGCCGTCGACCTGGTGGTCACCAACCCGCCATGGGACCGGCAGGTGCCGTTCGCCGGCGTCCTGGCCGGGCAGCAGCGGCGGTTCTGGACAGAGCTGCGCCGGGTACTCCGCCCAGCCGGCCGCGCGGTGCTGTTGCTTTCCGATATGGACGGCCAGTTACCCGATGCGGAAACGACCGGACTAACCCTGCGCCACCGGTACCCGATCAGCCTCTCCGGCACCCACCCGGAGATCGCCCTCCTGCGGGCTCGGTAGCCGTGGGGGAACGCTAGTTCCGGGAAAGAGTGGCTTTCGCACGCTGCGAAGCCACTCTTTCCCGGAAGTTGTGCGCCGGCCGACTTCCCGCGTTCGCGAGCCGAGTTATCGCCCCGGCCGAACCAGTCCGTCGACGCCTCCGCCCGTCGGGGCGAGTCCGAGTTCGCGGAGCACGGTCGCCCCGCGCTCGGCATCGGCGCCGCCGGCCAGCAGCAGGGTCCGGCCGGACTGGTAGCGGCAACCCGCCACCTCGAAGGCAGCTGCCGTGCCGAGCAGCGCCGCCCGGTCGCCGTCCAGCAGGGCTTCGGCCCGTGCCACCATGGCATCGGCCACCGGATTGCCGGCCACGATGGTCCGGGCCTCGGCCAGGCGGTCGCGAGCCTCCGGGCTTCCGGCGAGTACGGCGGCCTCGGCGCGCAGTGCGACGTACCAGTGGAGCCAGATCCAGGTGACCCACTTCCACACCTCACCGGGCTCGGGTGCCACCCGCTCCAGCGCCTCCGGCGCCCGCCCCTGGTGCAGCAGGAGCATCGCGTCGAAGACCGCCCCGTAGCCGTAGGTACGCCCGCCCGCCGAGGTGCCGAGCTGATCCTGGATCTCCTGCCATTCGCCCCTCGCCTCCTGGTCGTCACGCAGGCCGTGGATCATCGCCACCCCGGCGGCGGCCGGACCGAGCCCCGGCTGGGCCGGACTGCCCGACCGCCGCCACCCGTCGAGGAACCGGACACTGCCGGTCAGCACCTCGGTGGCATTGCCGGCCATTGCCTCCACCATCAGCAACCGGTACGTGGCGAGGTGCCCGACCTCGGCCAGCGCCGGATGGCCGGCCAGTTGCCGCGCCCACCGCCGGGCGCCCGGCACGTCCCCGGCGCCGAGGCCCGTCTCGGTGACCATGCCGAGTGCGTCGATCAGCTCGTGGGTGCCAGCCGGGGTATCCGGAGTGGCGGTCAGCAGCATGATCCGGCGCTGCGCGGTGGCCGCGACCGCCAGGTTGTCACCGGCCCAGCTGTGCGCGGCGGTGAGTGCGTCGAGTGCGGCCGACTCGGCGAGGTGGTCGCCGGTCCGGCGGGCGAGTTCGACCGCCCGCTCGGCGCGCGCGATCGTCTCCGGTACGGCGTTGTCCGGCGGACCCTGGGCGGCACCGAACGCGTCGGAGAGCACCCCCGCCTCGGCCAGCGCCACCGCAGCCTGCGCGGCCGGGTCGTCGCCGGCCAGCTCCCGCGCCTCGGTGAGCAGCGCGAGCGCCTCCGCCGGGGACGGGATCCGCACGAACTTGCTCGAGAACCGGTAAGCGGTGGTGGCGGCGGTCGCCAGATCACCGGCGGCGCCAGCGGTGTCACCGGCCCGTCGGGCGGCGTCGGCGGCAGCGCGCCGCAGCCGGTACATGTCGTCACCGATCGTCCGGCAGCCGGCCACGGCCGCGGCCTGCCGGTACATCGAGGCGGTGAGCGCAGGATCGTCGGCGAGTACGGCCGCCTGCTCGTAGCGCTGCTGGGACTCGGCGGTCAGGTGACGGGTGAAGGTCAGCTCCGCCAGGAGACCGGCGAGCCGGCAGGCTTCCGCGCGCTGCTCTGCCCGGTCGGCCGCCCAGGCGAGGGCGGCACGGAGGTCGTCGGCCATCGCGTCGAAGCGGACCCGCCAGTCCGCTCCCGTCTCGGTCAGGCCAGCGGCCTGCGCCAGGCACCAGCGAAGGTGCCGAGACCGGGCGTCGACCAGCTCACCGGCCTCGGTGAGCCGCTCGGTCCCGTACTGGCGGATGGTTTCCAGCGCCCGGTACCGGGTGCCGCTCGGGGAGGCCGTCACCACCAGCAGGCTCTGTTCGGCGAGCCGGGCCAGTCCCTCGGCGACCAGACCTTCCTCGAACCCGGCGACCTCCGCCGCGCCCTCGAACCCGGCGACCTCGGCTCCGGTGACCTCGGCCGCCGCGTGCTCGAAGCCGGTGACCTCGGCCGCCGCGTGCTCGAAGCCGGTGACCTCGGCCGCCGCCTGCGCGCTGAATGGTGCCACGAACACCGACACCCGGCGCAGCAGCGCCCGGTCGGCCGGCTCCAGCAGGGTGTGGCTCCAGTCCAGTACCGCTCGCACCGATCGGTGCCGCTCATCGGCCCGGGATCCGCCGGTCAGCATCCGGAGCGGATGGGACAGCGCGGCGGTGATGCCGTCCAGCCCGAGCGTGGGATACCGAGCGGCGGTCAGCTCGATCGCCAGCGCCATGCCGTCCAGCCGCTCGCAGATCGAGGCGACCTGCTCGCGCAGCGGCGGATCCAGCGGCCAACCTACCGCCGCCGCCCGCTCCATGAACAACGCGACCGCGTCCGACTCACCGTCGGCGGCCAGCGACAGCGGCGGCACCTGGTACACCCGCTCGAACGGCACCATCAGCCGGGCCCGGCTGGTCGCCAGTACCGTCACTGCGGGGCACGCTGCCAACAGCCGCTCGAGCAGCGGCGCCACCCCGTCCAGTACGTGCTCGCAGTTGTCCAGCACCAGCAACGCGTGATGGTCGGCCAGCGCCGCGACCACGGACTCCGTCATGTCGCGTCCGGGCTGCTCGCCGAGGCCGAGCGCCCCGGCGACGGCAGTCGCGATCATGCCTCGGTCGGCGACCGGGACCAGGTCGGCGAACCACACCCCGTCGGGGTACTCGCCGGCAGCTTCCGCGGCCACCGCCAGCGCGAGCCGGGTCTTGCCCACGCCACCGGGGCCGACCGCCGTCACCTGACGGTGATCCTTGATCAGCTCGGTCAGCTCGGTCCGCTCGCGCACCCGGCCGACGAACGAGGTCAGCGGGGCCGGCAGGACCGGTACCGGCTGAGCCGGGCCGGAGACGGCCAGCTCAGGCACCCGCTGGGCAAGCGCACGCCGATCCGAGACCCCCAGCTTGCGCAGCAGCGAGGAGACGTGGGTCTCCACGGTACGCACCGAGATGAACAGCCGTGCCCCGATCTCGGCGTTGCTGAGGTGCTCTCCGACCAACGCGAGCACGTCGGCTTCCCGAGGCGAGATGTCAACCATTGCCCCATTCTGTCAGCCCCTCCGTGGGCCGATTCCCCGTGGCCGCTCCGTGGCCAGCACGGATCCGCACCGGACGGGCCGGCGGAGATGCTGTCTGCGTACCCGGAAAGACCGGGCCGACGGCGGCCCGCAACCAGCGATCGAAGGAGTGACCATGGCCGGTTCTGCCACCCAGGGAATCAAGACCGTGCTGCATCCGGTGTCGGACCTGGCGAAGGCCAGGACGGTGTACGCGGCCCTGCTCGGCGTACCGCCGACAACTGACTCGTCCTACTATGTCGGCTTTGACACCGAGGGTCAGCACATCGGGCTGGTGCCAGGCGGGGGACCACAGGGCATGACCTCGCCGGTCGCCTACTGGCACGTACCGGACATCGCGGCGAAGCTCGCCGAACTGACCGCCGCCGGTGCCACCGTGACCGAGCCCGCGCACGAGGTCGGTGGGGGCCGCACCGTCGCCACCGTCAGCGACCCGGACGGCAACGTCCTGGGACTGATCCAGGACTGACCTTCTTCCCCCACCCCATCCGACAATCACGGAAAGGCCCTGCCATGCCCTCGATCGACTTTGTCACCCTAGAAGTGTCGTCCGAGCCCACCGCCGCCAGCACCTTCTACGCCGAGGCCTTCGACCTGGGCGCCCGAGTACGGGTACGCGGCTCGCAGGCACCCACGACCGGCTTCCGCGGGTTCGCCGTGTCGCTCGTGGTATCCCAGCCGAGCATTGTGGACAGTTACTTCGACGCCGCCCTCGAACGCGGAGCGACCGCATTGAAGCCGGCCGCGAAGAGTTTCTGGGGCTACGGCGGGGTGCTCCAGGACCCGTACGGCACGATCTGGAAGATCGCGTCATCGTCGAAGAAGAACACCGGACCGGCGCGCCGACACGTCGACGACATCGTCCTGCTGCTGGGCGTGGCCGACGTCGCCGCGACCAAGCGGTACTACGTCGAACGCGGCCTGCCCGTGGCCAAGAGCTTCGGTCGCAAGTACGTCGAGTTCGCCACCTCGGGGATCAAGCTGGCCCTCTACGGCCGCCGTGCCGCCGCCAAGGACGCGGGTGTCTCTTCCGACGGCACCGGATCACACCGGCTCGTCATCGGCGGCAACGCCGGCGCCTTCGCCGACCCGGACGGCTTCCAGTGGGAGACCGCCTCCGCTGTCGTCCCCGCCTCGTCCGAGTAGTAGGGCGGGGCCAACCCGGCCACCTCCGGCCCCCGTACCGCACGTTGGGAGATGTCAGGCATGAGCAACAGCGACAACAGCAGTTACCAGGGTTTCAGCGCCGAAGAGCGTGCCGCGATGAAGGAACACGCCCAGGAGCAGAAGAAGGCGGCAGCACGCCGTGGCTCGCGGGCGGACAAGGCGGCGGAGGCGGAGCGGGACGTACTCGCGAAGATCGCCGAGATGCAGGATTCGGACCGGATCATGGCCGAACGCATCCATGAGGTGGTCACCGCCAGCGCCCCCGCGCTCGCCTCGAAGCTCTGGTACGGGATGCCCGCCTACACCCTCGACGGCAAGATCATCTGCCACTTCCAGCCCGCCGCCAAGTTCAAGACGCGCTACGCCACGCTCGGCTTCAGCGATCACGCCAACCTGGACGAGGACGCGATCTGGCCCACCGCCTTCGCCATCGCCACGCTCACCCCCGAGGTGGAGGCCCACCTCACCGCCCTCGTGCAACGCGCCACCACCTGACGCGGGGGGTGGGGGCCCACAGTTTCCGGGAAAGAGTGGCCTCAAGCCCGTCGAGTAGCCACTCTTTCCCAGAAACTGTGGGCAGCCCCCCTCAGCGAGCGCGACGGAGTCGGAAGGCGGCACGGAGGTCGCGGACGATGCCGTCGAGGTCGGTGGTTAGGCGGTGGGCGGTTACGTGCAACACCAGCCAGCCGGTGATGGTTATCCGGTTGAGGCGTTGGCGGTCGCGGTGGAACGGGGCTCGGTCGTTGTGCCAGAGACCGTCGTACTCGACCGCGATCCGGACCTCCGGCCAGGCCAGGTCGACCCGGGCCACGAAGCCGCCCCGGTCCCGGATTACGTACTGGGTCTCCGGCCGGGGCAGCCCGGCGAGGACCAGCCGGACCCGGAGCCGGGACTCCTGCGGGGACTCACTACCGGGATCGGCCAGCTCGACGGCGCGTTGCAGCAGCCGCCACCCCCGGGCACGAGCCCGGCTCAGGGCATAGCTTCGCAGTTCCGGTACGGTGACGATCCGCCCGGCGAGGAACTGGTCGACCAGCGTGACGGCCTCGACCAGATCGAGCCAGCAGGCCAGGTCCCAGCAGGTGCGCCCGGGGATCGTCACGGGAATTCCCCGCCGGGACCGGACGTCGCCGGGGGTCAGAGTCCCGGTGTGCACCCGGAGCCCGGCCATCGGACCGAGTCGGGTACCAGCCGGCACCAGCACCTCGACCGGTGCGTCCGGCTCGGTGAGGTTCGTGACGCCGTACAGCACGGCGGCCGAACGTCCGGCGATCGCCGCACCCGGGGGTAGCAGCCACCGCGCGACGACAGCGCAGCGGGTGTGGTGCGGCACGGCCAGCTCGGCGTCCGCGTAGATGCCCCGGAACAGCGGGCGCCACGCGGAACTGCGGAGGTCGTTCTTCGTCAACAGGCCACGGGCGACTGCCCAGGAACCCCGGAAGATGCGCCCGCGCAGTTCCGGCGGGCGTCGAGCCAGTCTGGACATCCCGCCACGCTGTCCCCACCCCCACGGATCCGCGCCGCCCCCGTTGCGCGCCCTGTGCATAACCCCCACTCCTGTGGACAAGGGGGCTCCCACCAAGTTCCGGGAAAGAGTCCTCTTCGCCAGGGGCGGAGGGGACTCTTTCCCGGAATCAGCGGCTTGCTCAGCGGGTGAGGCTGTAGGCGATGCCGTCGAGGATGTCGCGCTCGCTGGCGATCACCGAGGTCATGCCGGTGCGCTCCATGACGATCTTCAGGACCAGGGCGCCGGCGACGATCACGTCGGCCCGGCCGGGGTGCATCACCGGGATCGTCAGCCGCTCCGCCGACGAGCGGACCAGCAGTTCGTCGGTCACCCTCGCCACGTCGGCGTACGGGATGCGGGAGTGGTGGATCCGGTCCGGGCGGTACTCCGACAGGCCCAGGGCGATCCCGGCGACCGTGGTCACCGAACCGGCCAGCCCGATCAGGGTGGCCGCCTCCCGTCCCGGCACCACCGAAAGGGCCCGGTCCACCGCCGCCGTGATGTCCGCCTCGGCCGCCGCCAACTGCTCCGGCGTCGGCGGATCGCCGGGCAGGTGCCGCTCCGTCATCCGGACACAGCCGATGTCCACCGAGATCGCCGCGTCCACGGTCGCCGCCCCGCCACCGACCGGCCGCCCGCCGGCGACGAACTCCGTCGAACCGCCGCCGATGTCGACCACCAGGTAGGGCGCCGGGACGTCGGGGCCGAGTCCGCGTACCGCACCGGTGAAGGAGAGCCTGGCCTCCTCGTCGCCGGTCACCACCTCCGGCTCGACACCGATCGCGTCCACCACCATCGCCCGGAACTCGTCGGCGTTGGCGGCGTCCCGGGACGCGGAGGTGGCACACATGCGTACGTCGGAGACGCCGAGCGACTCGATCGACTCGGCGTACCCGAGCAGGGCCCGGCAGGTCCGCTCCAGCGCCTCCGGCGCGATCCGGCCGGTCCGGTCGAGGTCCTGGCCGAGCCGGACGATCTCCATCCGCCGGACCACGTCGACCAGCTCGGCTTCCGGCCCGGCGGACGGGTCCGGCAGGTCGGCCACGAGCAGCCGGATCGAGTTCGT is from Micromonospora sp. WMMD1102 and encodes:
- a CDS encoding methyltransferase domain-containing protein, whose protein sequence is MTAARLVARTVRGIEPVVADEIATLHLGRVSAVAHREVWFDRVDPGPEVLDLRCADDVFLVGTVVYGIGRSRADLRMLSKAASALPLRELLTQWRRCGGAAQHPTPGSTRNDRRPPRSHRSAPLSGVDVSASFLGRRNFTRFDLEDAVGEPIAAALGLPHHSRRGGIAPPPGGLSWRVTLVDDRALVALRIADRPLHRRAYRRMSRPGSLHPPVAAALVRVAGARDGDCLLDPCCGAGTIPVEAALAGRGLSIMGGDIDRAVVAIAAGNGGDAPVGWVVADAGRIPLPDGAVDLVVTNPPWDRQVPFAGVLAGQQRRFWTELRRVLRPAGRAVLLLSDMDGQLPDAETTGLTLRHRYPISLSGTHPEIALLRAR
- a CDS encoding LuxR C-terminal-related transcriptional regulator, whose product is MVDISPREADVLALVGEHLSNAEIGARLFISVRTVETHVSSLLRKLGVSDRRALAQRVPELAVSGPAQPVPVLPAPLTSFVGRVRERTELTELIKDHRQVTAVGPGGVGKTRLALAVAAEAAGEYPDGVWFADLVPVADRGMIATAVAGALGLGEQPGRDMTESVVAALADHHALLVLDNCEHVLDGVAPLLERLLAACPAVTVLATSRARLMVPFERVYQVPPLSLAADGESDAVALFMERAAAVGWPLDPPLREQVASICERLDGMALAIELTAARYPTLGLDGITAALSHPLRMLTGGSRADERHRSVRAVLDWSHTLLEPADRALLRRVSVFVAPFSAQAAAEVTGFEHAAAEVTGFEHAAAEVTGAEVAGFEGAAEVAGFEEGLVAEGLARLAEQSLLVVTASPSGTRYRALETIRQYGTERLTEAGELVDARSRHLRWCLAQAAGLTETGADWRVRFDAMADDLRAALAWAADRAEQRAEACRLAGLLAELTFTRHLTAESQQRYEQAAVLADDPALTASMYRQAAAVAGCRTIGDDMYRLRRAAADAARRAGDTAGAAGDLATAATTAYRFSSKFVRIPSPAEALALLTEARELAGDDPAAQAAVALAEAGVLSDAFGAAQGPPDNAVPETIARAERAVELARRTGDHLAESAALDALTAAHSWAGDNLAVAATAQRRIMLLTATPDTPAGTHELIDALGMVTETGLGAGDVPGARRWARQLAGHPALAEVGHLATYRLLMVEAMAGNATEVLTGSVRFLDGWRRSGSPAQPGLGPAAAGVAMIHGLRDDQEARGEWQEIQDQLGTSAGGRTYGYGAVFDAMLLLHQGRAPEALERVAPEPGEVWKWVTWIWLHWYVALRAEAAVLAGSPEARDRLAEARTIVAGNPVADAMVARAEALLDGDRAALLGTAAAFEVAGCRYQSGRTLLLAGGADAERGATVLRELGLAPTGGGVDGLVRPGR
- a CDS encoding VOC family protein, whose translation is MAGSATQGIKTVLHPVSDLAKARTVYAALLGVPPTTDSSYYVGFDTEGQHIGLVPGGGPQGMTSPVAYWHVPDIAAKLAELTAAGATVTEPAHEVGGGRTVATVSDPDGNVLGLIQD
- a CDS encoding glyoxalase — its product is MSSEPTAASTFYAEAFDLGARVRVRGSQAPTTGFRGFAVSLVVSQPSIVDSYFDAALERGATALKPAAKSFWGYGGVLQDPYGTIWKIASSSKKNTGPARRHVDDIVLLLGVADVAATKRYYVERGLPVAKSFGRKYVEFATSGIKLALYGRRAAAKDAGVSSDGTGSHRLVIGGNAGAFADPDGFQWETASAVVPASSE
- a CDS encoding DUF1801 domain-containing protein; protein product: MSNSDNSSYQGFSAEERAAMKEHAQEQKKAAARRGSRADKAAEAERDVLAKIAEMQDSDRIMAERIHEVVTASAPALASKLWYGMPAYTLDGKIICHFQPAAKFKTRYATLGFSDHANLDEDAIWPTAFAIATLTPEVEAHLTALVQRATT
- a CDS encoding DUF559 domain-containing protein, which encodes MSRLARRPPELRGRIFRGSWAVARGLLTKNDLRSSAWRPLFRGIYADAELAVPHHTRCAVVARWLLPPGAAIAGRSAAVLYGVTNLTEPDAPVEVLVPAGTRLGPMAGLRVHTGTLTPGDVRSRRGIPVTIPGRTCWDLACWLDLVEAVTLVDQFLAGRIVTVPELRSYALSRARARGWRLLQRAVELADPGSESPQESRLRVRLVLAGLPRPETQYVIRDRGGFVARVDLAWPEVRIAVEYDGLWHNDRAPFHRDRQRLNRITITGWLVLHVTAHRLTTDLDGIVRDLRAAFRLRRAR
- a CDS encoding Ppx/GppA phosphatase family protein — translated: MAAIDCGTNSIRLLVADLPDPSAGPEAELVDVVRRMEIVRLGQDLDRTGRIAPEALERTCRALLGYAESIESLGVSDVRMCATSASRDAANADEFRAMVVDAIGVEPEVVTGDEEARLSFTGAVRGLGPDVPAPYLVVDIGGGSTEFVAGGRPVGGGAATVDAAISVDIGCVRMTERHLPGDPPTPEQLAAAEADITAAVDRALSVVPGREAATLIGLAGSVTTVAGIALGLSEYRPDRIHHSRIPYADVARVTDELLVRSSAERLTIPVMHPGRADVIVAGALVLKIVMERTGMTSVIASERDILDGIAYSLTR